The genomic DNA AGGGCCTGAAGGCGGATGGCAAACCCCATAATGTAGAAATCTACCCCGAAGAAGGGGATTCGTACCCCTTGCGCGTGCTGGCAGAAAAACTGCCAGATGGCACTATTTTGGTGTTGGGGCGCAGTTTTTATCTGCTTTCTGAACAAAAACTCATGCTGCGCCACACCATGTTGGTGGCGGCCATTCCCACTTTTGTGTTCGCGTTGTTTCTAGGGATCGTGCTGAGCCACCGCGCACTTTCCCGCGTGAAGGAAATGCACGAGGCCATAGACCGCATTATGGCCGGGGATATCCATGAACGCCTGCCCGCGGCCAAGGAGTGGGATGATCTGGAACGCTTGGCTGGCAGTGTAAACCGTATGTTGGACCGGCTGGAACGGCTGATGGACGATATGCGGGAGGTGGGGAATGATATTGCGCATGATTTGCGCACACCTCTTTCCCGCGTGCGTGCCCGATTGGAGCGGGCACTCTCTACCGGAACAGAGCCGGAAGCGCTTGAGGCCACGGTAGGGCGTGCCGTGGATGATCTGGACCAGTGTTTAGGTATTATCACCGCATTGCTGCGCATTGCAGAAATAGAAAACAGCCGCAGAAAAGCAGGCTTCGGGCAGGTGCTTTTAGCCGATCTGGTGGCAGACGTATTTGATTTGTATGAACCCATAGCTGAAATGGAAGATAAAGTGCTGGTTGCAAAGGAGGGCGAAGCCCCTTGCTTTGTATGGGGAGACCGACACTTGTTGATCGAGCTTTTGGCTAATCTAGTTGATAACGCTATCAAATTCACACCAGAAGGTGGCCGTATCACTCTGGGTTCACAGCGAATCAACGGGGCAGCAAC from Acetobacter ascendens includes the following:
- a CDS encoding sensor histidine kinase, with protein sequence MFLTELFRTATFRITLMALAAMAGVMVMQFGLVYAQLEAVESRRSTELLKGEAELLAQMSPEHLEYVIRRRATDDLRLIINSAGLFDSGHALIAGDLRTWPKGLKADGKPHNVEIYPEEGDSYPLRVLAEKLPDGTILVLGRSFYLLSEQKLMLRHTMLVAAIPTFVFALFLGIVLSHRALSRVKEMHEAIDRIMAGDIHERLPAAKEWDDLERLAGSVNRMLDRLERLMDDMREVGNDIAHDLRTPLSRVRARLERALSTGTEPEALEATVGRAVDDLDQCLGIITALLRIAEIENSRRKAGFGQVLLADLVADVFDLYEPIAEMEDKVLVAKEGEAPCFVWGDRHLLIELLANLVDNAIKFTPEGGRITLGSQRINGAATLFVTDTGVGIAPTEREAVLSRFYRSDKSRHVPGSGLGLSLVCAIAHLHEAHVTIETGAEGIGTCFRITFPSAFLQKVEDCT